Proteins encoded in a region of the Halobacteriovoraceae bacterium genome:
- the lipB gene encoding lipoyl(octanoyl) transferase LipB, whose product MKEQITQHYNKMKLIDLGLIDYQKALEIQLEYVEDIIKAKKEGSPFQECLIVCRHPSVVTLGRKSTKDDLVGWNGALYEISRGGKATYHGPGQIVIYPIIDLTLRNNDIHLFLRSLEKSMVRVLESYGLNCFGDEQNTGVWLKTNGQTRKIASIGIALKHWVSYHGLAINLFEDELAFQGINPCGFEKDVMCSLEEIIGHHFDYDDFKNKLIKELDICLLNLKKSYH is encoded by the coding sequence ATGAAAGAACAAATCACCCAACATTATAATAAGATGAAACTTATTGATCTTGGACTAATCGATTATCAAAAGGCCTTAGAGATTCAGCTTGAATATGTCGAAGATATAATCAAGGCCAAGAAAGAAGGATCTCCTTTCCAAGAGTGTCTTATCGTTTGTAGACATCCAAGTGTTGTAACACTTGGCCGCAAGAGTACTAAGGATGATTTAGTTGGGTGGAATGGCGCCCTCTATGAAATATCTCGAGGAGGTAAAGCGACTTATCACGGTCCTGGCCAAATTGTCATATACCCTATTATAGATCTTACTCTTAGAAATAATGATATTCATCTCTTTTTAAGATCCTTGGAAAAATCAATGGTAAGAGTACTAGAGTCATATGGATTAAACTGTTTTGGAGATGAACAAAACACTGGAGTATGGTTAAAAACAAATGGACAAACAAGAAAAATAGCTTCTATCGGAATTGCTCTCAAGCATTGGGTTAGTTATCATGGACTAGCAATCAATCTCTTTGAGGATGAACTTGCTTTTCAAGGGATTAACCCATGTGGGTTTGAAAAAGATGTAATGTGTTCACTTGAAGAAATTATAGGTCATCATTTTGACTATGATGATTTCAAAAATAAACTTATTAAAGAATTAGATATATGTTTATTAAATTTGAAGAAATCTTATCACTAA
- the lipA gene encoding lipoyl synthase, protein MLVYNVKEHLKKILRGKKMTTLKEMRNSAPQFDRKPSWIKVRPPGGKNYNDIKDMLKGLNLATVCQEAHCPNMEECWGGGTATFMLMGDTCTRACKFCAVKTGNPEGILDIDEPQKVGNAISKMKLDYVVLTSVDRDDLADFGSEHFAKTIRTIKMGNPKMIIEVLTPDFGGRKELVEHLLKSKPDVFAHNIEVVKRLTHPIRDRRASYETSINVLKMAKDFNPKQYTKTSVMLGLGESMSEVIETMKDLRQVGCDVITFGQYLAPSSKHAPVMEYISPEIFKDLETKAMEMGFLYCASGPLVRSSYRAGEFFIKGIIEKNRLNERTNHPTL, encoded by the coding sequence ATGCTTGTGTATAATGTTAAAGAACACTTGAAAAAGATTTTAAGAGGAAAGAAAATGACCACATTAAAAGAAATGCGTAATAGTGCCCCCCAATTTGATAGAAAACCGAGTTGGATCAAAGTACGCCCTCCTGGTGGTAAGAATTATAACGACATCAAGGATATGCTAAAAGGTTTGAATTTGGCCACTGTTTGCCAAGAGGCACATTGTCCAAATATGGAAGAATGTTGGGGAGGAGGGACTGCAACTTTTATGTTAATGGGAGATACTTGCACTAGAGCATGTAAATTTTGTGCTGTAAAAACTGGAAATCCCGAGGGTATTTTAGATATCGATGAACCTCAAAAAGTTGGAAATGCTATATCAAAAATGAAGTTAGATTATGTTGTCCTCACAAGTGTCGACCGCGATGATTTGGCCGATTTTGGAAGCGAGCATTTTGCTAAAACTATTCGTACGATAAAAATGGGTAATCCTAAAATGATCATCGAAGTTTTAACTCCTGATTTTGGAGGAAGAAAAGAATTGGTTGAACATCTCTTAAAATCAAAACCAGATGTTTTTGCCCATAATATAGAGGTCGTCAAAAGGCTAACTCACCCAATTAGAGACAGAAGGGCCTCCTATGAAACCTCAATAAATGTATTAAAAATGGCAAAAGATTTTAATCCAAAGCAATACACGAAGACCTCTGTTATGCTGGGTCTTGGTGAATCAATGAGTGAAGTAATAGAAACGATGAAAGATTTGCGACAAGTAGGTTGTGATGTCATCACATTTGGACAATATCTAGCACCAAGTTCTAAACATGCTCCAGTGATGGAGTACATTAGTCCTGAAATTTTTAAAGACCTAGAGACAAAGGCCATGGAGATGGGGTTTCTTTATTGTGCAAGTGGACCACTTGTGCGTAGTTCTTACCGTGCAGGAGAATTTTTTATTAAAGGAATTATAGAAAAAAACAGATTAAATGAAAGAACAAATCACCCAACATTATAA
- the ggt gene encoding gamma-glutamyltransferase produces MKLFFLLFFLFSSCAHKQNSPLDETVSNQYMVTSQGVYTTEAAIKMFELGGNAFDAFAAASFTISVERPQSTGLGGGGFLVGKTKKDKTPFTLDFREKAPIKGNSKMFLDKTGAEIQGKSINGIFSVGVPGLVAGVLEIHEQYGKLSRQQVLGPAIELAQKGFEVYPELGKALEYRKDELAKHPSSKKIFFKDNRLLSVGDLLVQSDLAKTLKRISDFGKNEFYQGEIAKKIIEHSKKMNGILTFEDFTNYQTVKRSPVVGSLGNYKIYSMGPPSSGGIHIIQILNILKKFKFSESDFQKTQTIHKIAQAMQLAFADRSQFLGDTDFVKVPVKALTSQEYAEDLSEKMTSVALKQSSVAPGKPWPYESPETTHFTIADTEGNVISSTQTINGYFGSGVVAKGTGIVLNNEMDDFSTRPGASNLFGAIGGDKNLVEPQKRPLSSMSPTIIFDSEGKFKMALGSPSGTRILTCVAQVILNHLVFGKNLYESVEATRIHHQWSPDTLFVEAPYFPEKMMDELRLLGYDLQKKELGCRVQAISVNSRNQLMGVSDSRGEGMASGL; encoded by the coding sequence ATGAAGTTATTTTTTCTTCTCTTTTTTTTATTTTCTTCCTGTGCACATAAACAAAATTCTCCTCTTGATGAAACAGTTTCAAATCAATATATGGTCACGTCACAAGGAGTTTATACAACTGAGGCCGCTATCAAAATGTTTGAGCTAGGAGGAAACGCTTTCGATGCCTTTGCTGCAGCAAGTTTCACTATCTCCGTTGAGAGACCACAGTCAACAGGTTTAGGAGGGGGAGGTTTTTTAGTAGGGAAAACAAAAAAAGATAAGACTCCCTTTACACTTGATTTTAGGGAAAAGGCGCCTATTAAAGGAAACTCTAAAATGTTTCTTGATAAGACAGGAGCTGAAATCCAAGGTAAGTCAATAAATGGTATTTTTTCAGTCGGAGTCCCTGGACTCGTTGCTGGTGTTTTGGAAATTCATGAACAATATGGGAAGTTATCAAGACAACAAGTTTTAGGGCCGGCGATTGAGTTAGCACAAAAAGGATTTGAAGTTTACCCAGAACTAGGTAAAGCATTAGAGTACCGAAAAGATGAACTCGCCAAACATCCTTCAAGCAAAAAGATCTTTTTTAAAGATAATAGATTACTCAGTGTCGGAGATTTGCTTGTTCAAAGTGATCTTGCAAAAACCTTGAAGAGAATTTCTGATTTTGGGAAAAATGAGTTTTACCAAGGAGAGATTGCTAAAAAAATCATCGAACATAGTAAAAAAATGAATGGAATTTTAACATTTGAAGATTTCACAAATTACCAGACAGTGAAAAGAAGTCCAGTCGTTGGAAGTTTAGGAAACTATAAAATTTATTCAATGGGCCCTCCTAGTTCTGGAGGTATTCATATCATTCAAATTCTCAATATTTTGAAAAAATTTAAGTTTTCAGAAAGTGATTTTCAAAAAACGCAAACAATCCATAAAATAGCTCAGGCCATGCAGTTGGCCTTTGCTGATAGATCTCAATTTTTAGGGGATACAGATTTTGTAAAAGTACCAGTCAAAGCTTTAACTTCACAGGAATATGCAGAAGATCTCAGTGAAAAAATGACTAGTGTTGCATTAAAACAAAGTAGTGTGGCCCCTGGTAAACCTTGGCCTTATGAATCTCCTGAGACCACTCATTTCACGATTGCAGATACTGAAGGTAATGTTATTTCCTCAACCCAAACAATTAATGGTTATTTTGGATCAGGCGTTGTTGCCAAGGGGACAGGAATTGTTCTTAATAATGAAATGGATGATTTTTCTACAAGGCCCGGCGCAAGTAATTTATTTGGGGCCATTGGAGGTGATAAAAACTTAGTTGAACCTCAAAAAAGGCCCCTAAGTTCAATGTCTCCTACCATTATTTTTGATAGTGAAGGAAAATTTAAAATGGCCTTAGGCAGTCCTTCAGGCACTAGAATCTTAACTTGTGTAGCTCAAGTAATTCTTAATCATCTGGTTTTTGGAAAAAATTTATATGAGTCAGTTGAAGCAACAAGAATTCATCACCAATGGTCTCCTGATACCTTATTTGTCGAAGCTCCGTATTTTCCCGAAAAGATGATGGATGAGCTTAGGTTACTTGGTTATGACCTACAAAAAAAAGAACTTGGTTGTAGAGTTCAGGCCATTTCAGTAAATTCGAGAAATCAATTGATGGGAGTATCAGATTCAAGAGGCGAAGGGATGGCCTCAGGCCTGTAG
- a CDS encoding ATP-binding cassette domain-containing protein has protein sequence MNNSVLNVFNLKKEFSVHFQGQNLKLIAVNDLSFNLYSNETLAIVGESGCGKSTVAKILMGLHEPTEGTIEYGENTYSNGKVLPHIDDIQMIFQDPYNSLNPRKKAWEIIASPLLIKKVNRKEAQQKAIEAMIKVGLRPDQANNYPHMFSGGQRQRIGIARAIIKSPKILICDEPVSALDVSIQAQILNLLLELQREMGLSCLFISHDLSVVKHISDRVVVMYLGSVVEYGPIEQVFNYPQHPYTKLLIESVPSLHQKEIDRVSNTNSCELPSPLNLPQGCLFQSRCFYCQEKCKTERPAIQETLERGVSCFFPL, from the coding sequence TTGAACAATTCAGTTTTAAATGTTTTCAATCTTAAAAAAGAGTTTTCAGTTCATTTTCAAGGTCAAAATCTGAAACTCATCGCGGTAAATGACTTAAGTTTTAATCTTTACAGCAATGAAACATTAGCTATTGTGGGAGAAAGTGGTTGTGGAAAAAGTACGGTGGCCAAAATTCTGATGGGTCTCCATGAACCAACAGAAGGAACTATTGAGTATGGAGAAAATACTTATTCAAATGGAAAAGTATTACCACACATAGATGATATCCAAATGATTTTTCAAGATCCCTATAATTCACTTAATCCACGTAAAAAGGCCTGGGAAATAATAGCTTCCCCCCTACTCATCAAAAAAGTGAACAGGAAAGAAGCACAACAAAAGGCCATTGAAGCAATGATAAAGGTTGGTTTGAGACCCGATCAGGCAAATAATTACCCACATATGTTTTCAGGTGGTCAAAGGCAACGAATTGGAATTGCCAGAGCAATCATAAAATCACCCAAGATACTCATTTGTGACGAACCAGTTTCTGCACTAGACGTTTCAATCCAAGCTCAAATTTTAAATTTATTACTAGAATTACAAAGAGAAATGGGTCTAAGCTGTCTGTTTATCTCTCATGACCTTTCTGTCGTAAAACATATTTCAGATCGAGTCGTTGTTATGTACCTAGGTAGTGTTGTTGAATATGGGCCCATTGAGCAAGTTTTCAATTATCCCCAACATCCTTATACAAAACTCCTTATTGAAAGTGTTCCTTCACTACACCAAAAAGAAATTGATCGTGTTTCAAATACAAACTCCTGTGAACTACCATCACCTTTGAATTTGCCACAAGGTTGTCTTTTTCAATCGAGGTGTTTCTATTGCCAAGAAAAATGTAAAACTGAAAGACCTGCAATTCAAGAAACTTTAGAACGAGGTGTTTCCTGCTTTTTTCCCCTCTAA
- a CDS encoding ABC transporter ATP-binding protein: MSLLAIEKLNLHFDTKYGPVHALRDVSFNLNAGEILGIVGESGSGKSITNLAIMNLLPQNAHFNATKMNYQETDLLKISEEKYQKIRGKKIAMIFQDAMSSLNPVLTVKYQIEEVLKIHTGLNKPEREKKVLDLLYSVGIPDPEKRLNSYAFELSGGMAQRVMIAMNIAAGPDILIADEPTTALDVTIQKQILDLLKSLCKTHKMAIMLITHDLGVVAQYADRIQVMYAGEIVEEQKTTELLATPLHPYTKALIESLPESSPTFKSQLHTIRGIVPSLSNRPSGCQFANRCEFMKEDCKKTISLETNLSKSVRCLFPLGEF; this comes from the coding sequence ATGAGTTTACTTGCAATCGAAAAACTGAATTTACATTTTGACACCAAATATGGCCCTGTACACGCACTTAGAGACGTTAGTTTCAATCTTAATGCAGGTGAAATCTTAGGAATTGTTGGAGAATCTGGCAGTGGAAAGTCGATCACGAATCTGGCCATTATGAACTTGTTACCGCAAAACGCTCATTTCAATGCCACTAAAATGAATTATCAAGAAACTGATCTTTTAAAAATTTCAGAAGAAAAATACCAGAAAATTAGAGGTAAGAAAATTGCAATGATTTTTCAAGATGCAATGTCTTCTCTTAACCCAGTACTTACAGTAAAGTATCAGATTGAGGAAGTTCTTAAAATACATACTGGTTTAAATAAACCTGAACGTGAAAAAAAGGTATTAGACCTATTGTATTCTGTAGGAATACCTGACCCTGAAAAAAGATTAAATTCCTATGCATTTGAACTCTCGGGAGGGATGGCCCAAAGAGTAATGATTGCAATGAACATAGCTGCTGGCCCAGATATTCTGATTGCTGATGAACCTACTACTGCACTAGATGTTACGATCCAAAAGCAAATTTTGGATTTATTGAAAAGTTTATGCAAAACACATAAAATGGCAATTATGCTTATCACTCACGATCTTGGAGTAGTTGCACAATATGCCGATAGAATTCAGGTAATGTACGCAGGAGAAATTGTTGAAGAACAAAAAACGACTGAACTGCTGGCAACCCCTCTGCATCCATATACTAAAGCACTTATAGAATCTCTTCCAGAAAGTTCACCTACTTTTAAAAGCCAACTTCATACAATTAGGGGAATTGTCCCCTCACTTTCTAATAGACCTTCTGGCTGCCAATTTGCAAACAGATGTGAATTTATGAAAGAAGATTGTAAAAAAACAATTTCACTAGAAACAAACTTATCAAAAAGTGTAAGGTGCCTTTTCCCATTGGGGGAATTTTGA
- a CDS encoding ABC transporter permease subunit: MSKDLLISQHPFLVEFWEELKKNKGALFGLALLIFFIFMGMFAPILAPHDPAAVNSEATKIPAFWQQGGEIKYVFGTDDLGRDLLSRILYGARVSIAVGALIVVFSSVLGVILGGISGLYGGKIDKLIMRLMDLLMSLPSILLAIVVVAILGPGLLNAILAVGLVGLPSITRIVRSSVMAEKSKQYVSASYTFGASNFYVLFREILPNCMAPIVVQSTLAFSDGILNVAALSFLGLGVQPPTPEWGVMLSDSRAFIESNPLLVTLPGICIMLVVLSLNLLGDGLRDALDPRLKK, encoded by the coding sequence ATGTCCAAAGACTTATTAATCTCACAACATCCATTTCTAGTTGAATTTTGGGAAGAACTGAAAAAAAATAAAGGCGCACTTTTTGGCCTGGCACTCCTCATTTTTTTTATTTTTATGGGAATGTTTGCACCCATTCTCGCTCCACATGACCCCGCCGCCGTAAATTCTGAGGCCACAAAAATTCCGGCCTTTTGGCAACAAGGAGGAGAAATTAAATATGTTTTTGGAACAGATGATTTAGGACGAGATCTATTGTCTAGAATACTTTACGGAGCGAGAGTTTCTATTGCAGTTGGGGCCCTCATTGTTGTTTTCTCAAGTGTACTTGGAGTTATTTTGGGTGGAATATCTGGCCTCTATGGAGGAAAAATCGATAAATTAATCATGCGTTTGATGGACCTCCTAATGTCTCTACCTTCAATTTTATTGGCCATAGTTGTTGTTGCCATTCTCGGGCCAGGTTTATTGAATGCAATTTTAGCTGTTGGTCTTGTTGGCCTTCCTTCAATCACAAGAATAGTTCGTTCAAGCGTTATGGCCGAAAAATCTAAACAATATGTCAGTGCAAGTTATACTTTTGGTGCAAGTAACTTTTATGTCTTATTTCGTGAAATTTTACCAAATTGTATGGCCCCAATCGTAGTTCAATCAACTCTGGCATTTAGTGATGGTATTTTAAACGTGGCGGCCCTAAGTTTTCTGGGACTTGGCGTACAACCTCCAACTCCAGAATGGGGTGTAATGCTATCTGACTCTAGAGCGTTTATTGAATCAAACCCTTTGTTGGTTACACTCCCTGGTATATGTATCATGCTTGTCGTCTTGTCTCTAAATTTACTAGGCGATGGACTCAGAGATGCATTAGATCCAAGGTTAAAAAAATAA
- a CDS encoding ABC transporter permease subunit — protein MKSFIISKLSYLIPLLFGISIMAFGLIRLVPGDPVMLLIGERGASPEIYQEMKQKMGYDKSIFSQYFIFLKNVLKGELGESVISKRPVLEEFIERFPATLELGFLSLFMACLLGIPIGIICAVKRNSILDYFFMGSSLVGYSMPIFWWGLLLILFFSVTLGLTPVSGRISVLYEIESITGFFLIDSWFTDEPWETFISSVNHLILPAIAMGTIPLAVISRMTRSSMLEVLGEDYIRTAKSKGVPWRKIILIHALKNALIPIITVIGLLFSSIITGAILTETIFSWPGIGKWIVASITARDYPVIQGGILIIALLIICINLLVDFLYVLVNPKMRVQGKS, from the coding sequence GTGAAGTCTTTTATCATTTCTAAACTTTCTTATTTGATTCCACTTTTGTTTGGGATATCTATAATGGCATTTGGACTCATTCGTCTAGTTCCAGGTGATCCTGTTATGCTACTTATTGGAGAAAGAGGCGCTTCTCCTGAAATCTATCAAGAAATGAAACAGAAAATGGGATATGATAAAAGTATTTTTAGTCAATATTTTATCTTTTTAAAAAATGTCTTAAAAGGTGAACTTGGAGAATCAGTCATTTCTAAAAGACCTGTTTTGGAAGAATTTATTGAAAGATTTCCCGCTACTCTAGAGCTTGGTTTTTTATCCCTTTTTATGGCCTGTCTTTTAGGAATACCAATTGGGATAATATGTGCTGTTAAAAGAAACTCAATACTTGATTATTTTTTCATGGGAAGTTCACTTGTAGGATATTCGATGCCTATTTTTTGGTGGGGGCTTTTATTGATTTTATTTTTTTCTGTGACATTAGGACTTACACCAGTTTCAGGTAGAATAAGTGTCCTGTATGAAATTGAATCAATCACCGGATTTTTTCTCATCGATTCTTGGTTTACTGATGAACCTTGGGAAACATTCATTTCATCTGTTAATCATCTCATTCTTCCGGCCATCGCAATGGGTACGATACCCTTGGCAGTCATTTCTCGAATGACAAGATCTTCGATGCTTGAAGTTCTAGGAGAAGATTATATCCGAACGGCAAAATCAAAAGGAGTTCCTTGGAGAAAAATCATACTTATTCATGCTCTCAAAAACGCACTTATTCCAATCATAACTGTCATTGGTCTGCTTTTTAGCTCTATAATTACAGGAGCAATCTTAACAGAAACTATTTTTTCATGGCCAGGGATTGGTAAATGGATTGTCGCAAGTATTACTGCACGAGACTATCCTGTCATCCAAGGGGGAATTCTCATTATAGCTCTACTTATTATTTGCATCAATCTCTTGGTAGATTTCCTCTACGTTTTAGTTAATCCCAAAATGAGAGTTCAAGGAAAAAGTTAA
- a CDS encoding ABC transporter substrate-binding protein, with protein MRISYFVFSFLLIFKLYAKSFIYCSEGSPSSFNPQITTDGTSNNAATHTIYNRLVEFEYGTTNIIPRLAQSWEISKDKKVYTFRLRKGVKFHKTKYFTPTRDFNADDVIFSFERQLRKDHPYHMIGGGQYVYFQDMGMNETIKEIKKIDDYTVQFLLTQPLAPFLANLAMGFASILSDEYAHYLISKNKQNDIDNFPIGTGPYIFQKYVKDSMIRYTANEEYFVGVPKISKLIFSITTDPNVRYQKLKTEECHLAIEPSPNDLPQMKTNKGLKVLESPGLNISYLAINSKIKPLDNIFVRRAINHALNTKSYIEAIYLGHAIEAKNPIPPTMWAYYNENLKLEYNPEKAKQLLAKAGYKDGFETELLILPVTRPYNPNGKKMGEMMQADLAKVGIKVKLINYDWPTYLTKSRQGIHGLIQGGWTGDNGDPDNFMDILLGCNGVNAGSNMAQWCDKKYSDLMAKAKIVTSKDERKNLYIQAQKIFTKESPWAPIAHSIVFRAMSAKVDGYKMDPLGNDIFTYVDLK; from the coding sequence ATGAGGATATCTTATTTTGTTTTTTCTTTCTTATTAATCTTCAAACTCTATGCGAAGTCATTTATCTATTGTTCTGAAGGTAGTCCAAGTTCTTTTAATCCTCAAATTACAACCGATGGCACTTCAAATAACGCTGCAACTCACACCATTTATAATCGACTCGTTGAATTTGAATATGGAACAACAAACATAATTCCACGACTCGCACAATCTTGGGAAATTTCTAAAGATAAGAAAGTTTATACATTCAGATTGAGAAAAGGTGTGAAGTTTCACAAAACTAAGTATTTCACACCTACTCGTGATTTCAATGCTGATGACGTTATCTTCTCATTTGAGCGGCAACTTAGAAAAGATCATCCCTATCATATGATTGGCGGAGGACAGTATGTCTATTTTCAAGATATGGGAATGAATGAAACAATTAAAGAGATCAAAAAAATTGACGACTATACTGTTCAATTTCTTTTAACCCAACCTTTGGCCCCTTTTCTGGCAAACTTGGCCATGGGTTTTGCTTCCATACTATCTGATGAATATGCTCACTATTTGATTAGCAAAAATAAACAAAACGATATCGACAATTTCCCGATCGGAACAGGGCCCTATATTTTTCAAAAATATGTTAAAGATTCAATGATTAGATATACTGCAAATGAGGAGTACTTTGTCGGCGTTCCAAAAATTTCAAAATTAATATTTTCTATTACAACTGATCCGAACGTCAGATATCAAAAACTTAAAACGGAAGAATGTCATTTGGCAATAGAACCTTCTCCAAACGATCTTCCACAAATGAAGACAAATAAGGGACTTAAAGTTTTAGAGTCTCCTGGACTGAATATTAGTTATCTAGCGATCAATTCTAAAATAAAACCTTTAGATAATATTTTTGTCCGAAGAGCAATTAATCATGCACTTAATACGAAATCCTATATAGAGGCAATCTACCTTGGACATGCAATTGAAGCAAAAAACCCTATCCCTCCTACAATGTGGGCCTATTACAATGAAAATTTAAAGCTTGAATATAATCCAGAAAAAGCTAAACAACTTCTTGCAAAAGCTGGATATAAAGATGGTTTTGAAACTGAGTTACTAATCTTACCTGTTACTAGGCCATATAATCCAAATGGAAAAAAAATGGGCGAAATGATGCAGGCAGATCTGGCCAAAGTGGGCATAAAAGTAAAGCTGATCAATTACGACTGGCCAACATATCTAACTAAATCAAGACAAGGTATTCACGGGCTGATCCAAGGTGGATGGACAGGTGACAATGGTGATCCTGATAATTTTATGGATATACTGTTAGGATGTAATGGAGTCAATGCTGGAAGTAATATGGCCCAATGGTGTGACAAAAAATACTCCGACCTCATGGCAAAAGCAAAAATTGTGACATCAAAAGATGAAAGAAAAAATTTATATATTCAGGCTCAAAAAATATTTACAAAAGAATCTCCATGGGCGCCTATTGCACATTCGATAGTGTTTCGAGCGATGTCTGCAAAAGTTGATGGATATAAGATGGATCCACTTGGCAATGACATTTTCACCTATGTAGATCTCAAATAG
- a CDS encoding putative DNA-binding domain-containing protein produces MRAPKELENMQALFIKRVVKNIEDENLLHAIKIGHRLTPSKALGVYRDDYTARLTSALCDIYKSVWRVLGDEVFFQLAQDFLASFSSQTYDLGRYGKEFSLFLSDHSISKEFPFLPELAHFERNFLTIFHAKADLGLSSENFQTLENPFEIKFQLVETHYLYESQFKIYQIFDLRNIEDKQIQPFDFHGPEFGLLYKNKEGIRVKQLCASQYRLLESILSLGTLSNALDDLINRNIEITEKEITEFMQFIVSNQLFKISKIKN; encoded by the coding sequence ATGAGAGCGCCTAAAGAACTAGAAAATATGCAAGCACTCTTTATAAAAAGAGTTGTGAAAAATATTGAAGATGAAAATCTTCTTCATGCAATAAAAATAGGACATAGATTAACACCTTCCAAAGCTTTAGGAGTGTATCGCGACGATTATACCGCAAGACTTACAAGTGCTCTTTGCGATATTTACAAGTCTGTATGGAGAGTATTAGGAGATGAAGTTTTTTTTCAATTAGCACAAGACTTTTTAGCATCCTTCTCATCACAAACTTATGATTTAGGTCGATATGGCAAAGAGTTCTCTTTATTTTTAAGTGATCATTCGATAAGTAAGGAATTTCCATTTTTGCCTGAACTAGCGCATTTTGAAAGAAACTTCTTGACTATTTTCCACGCTAAAGCTGATTTAGGTTTATCTTCAGAGAATTTTCAAACACTAGAAAATCCTTTTGAAATAAAATTCCAATTAGTTGAGACGCATTATCTTTACGAATCTCAGTTTAAAATCTATCAAATTTTTGATTTGAGAAATATTGAAGACAAGCAAATCCAACCTTTTGACTTTCACGGGCCTGAGTTTGGTCTACTTTACAAAAATAAAGAGGGCATAAGAGTCAAACAACTCTGTGCGTCTCAATATAGACTTCTAGAAAGTATTCTTTCTCTTGGTACTCTTTCAAATGCACTTGATGACTTAATCAATAGAAACATTGAAATAACTGAGAAGGAAATAACTGAATTCATGCAATTTATTGTTAGCAATCAATTGTTTAAAATTTCTAAAATAAAGAATTAA
- a CDS encoding DUF692 domain-containing protein → MELLKKNNPFIGVGLRTEHYTYLENSPETKIDYFEAISENHMDSFGRPLYILELIAKDYPLSFHGVSLSIASSQALNEKYLSSLKTLYDIFNPFFISDHLCWTGLAHSNTHNLLPFAYNNENLNYIVSKINKVQDFLKRPLGLENLSAYFDWKGSTYTEWEFIAELMKRSGCLWLLDVNNIYVNSQNHQFDPFVYIDAIDMDRVGQIHLAGFTDMGDFLFDTHSRPVHEDVWKLYEYTLKKANRNIPTLLEWDEDIPSFEEVQIEALKAREFVI, encoded by the coding sequence GTGGAACTTTTAAAGAAAAATAATCCATTTATTGGTGTAGGGCTTCGTACGGAGCACTACACTTATCTAGAAAATAGTCCTGAAACAAAAATAGATTATTTCGAGGCAATAAGTGAAAACCACATGGATTCATTTGGTAGACCACTATATATACTTGAACTCATAGCAAAAGATTATCCTTTAAGCTTTCATGGAGTTTCTTTGTCGATTGCAAGTTCACAAGCTCTAAATGAGAAGTATCTTTCGTCCTTAAAAACTCTCTATGACATATTTAATCCCTTTTTCATCTCAGATCATTTATGTTGGACAGGACTAGCTCATTCAAACACCCATAACTTGCTTCCTTTTGCTTATAACAACGAAAATTTAAATTATATTGTATCTAAAATTAACAAGGTTCAAGACTTTTTGAAACGACCTTTAGGACTAGAAAATTTATCTGCCTATTTTGATTGGAAAGGTTCAACCTATACCGAATGGGAGTTTATTGCGGAGCTAATGAAACGTTCTGGATGCCTATGGTTACTTGACGTTAATAATATTTATGTAAACTCTCAAAACCACCAATTTGATCCATTTGTTTATATAGATGCGATTGATATGGACCGAGTTGGACAAATTCATTTGGCCGGTTTCACGGATATGGGAGACTTCCTGTTTGATACTCATTCCCGCCCAGTTCATGAAGATGTTTGGAAGCTTTATGAATACACACTCAAAAAAGCAAATCGAAATATCCCCACGTTACTCGAATGGGATGAAGATATTCCATCTTTTGAAGAAGTTCAAATAGAAGCACTGAAGGCCCGGGAGTTTGTAATATGA